ttgaacaagatctcttagcaggataaaatgattttaccctctacatttcaaggtagtttacaaaacatgcagcagttataccaagatgctatgtctattgttcgaaagcatagaaaacctgaattttttttaactttcatctacaatcctcaatgacctgaaatagctactgctttactcccacatgaaaaaccgactgatcgtcctgccattgttacttgcgttttcgcgttcaaactaaaaaactgaaggtgtataggttcatgaaaaagtatttgacataaaaaaccattcatagggagtatgtttcactattatggaagcaaataactttcaaaatgtctggtatttttcattgaaaataaatctgaaaagttTCTAATTGAACATCTAATggatttagtttgcagcatttcctgcacaagccactagtaatattatAATCATTACGTTACGCAAGGCTACGAATTCAGTATGAACCATCATTTCCTCTCATTAAAGCTACAACATTTTAAACACATGATTTACACATTTACTAAACaaactaattattattacttatttttgtgcgagatcgtgcgtatttgctaggtttccacacaaaaccaatccgcagaaactccaaaattccacattcagaattcccaacctaacacaaataacaatttccctcctcttaccgcttaagtcacatattgattttactgctttaggcttttaacatattatttttagacacgttcaatatagtaatacttataaattggaaacttaccactgcaatttcacctaaattgcactgttaattattgtttttaaatatttgcaaaaattaagtaaactctacaactccactaaagttactgcattcgtgatgcaagtaacattaagaaggccgtgaaaaaatcaacaagattccagactcatcatagactggagggaaaaaaaaaagacagacgtatatcacggtctgctggagtatagtaaacacagaaaacattttaaagtaataatgttgaaggtagatatttgcgttttacaaatttgccgtcattgaacagaaaccaagatggagatttcattgcaactaattagaaattcctctttcaggtatgtaataaacgatcttcgcacaaaataatgtacgatacacgagcggtatgttttctttcaattctcggaaattaaaaaagctcaacaacgtttcgctttttcgaacttttcctcgaacatcaaaacttcaacataccgcttttataacgcatattactattatttccagACTACAAATTATAATGGCGAAAGAATTCCGTGCCCCGGGTAAAGACCTGATACAAAAAATCTGGGAAGAATTTGGACTAAATGAACAAAGGGTGAAGGAATCAGTAGAAGCTTTGAAGAAGTGGCTATCCATGGAACCCCATCTGCCTGAAGAATCTGGTAGGTAACAAATATACACGTTAATCCATACATTTGTTCAGTGACGTAGTCTATTTCCTTTTGTTATTTCAGATGTGTTAGCGCGGGCATTTCTTGTCCATAAATGAGATGCAACAGTTACGTAGAATATCAGATTCGCATGCAGGCATAcgcttaaaagatattctacgttATTGTTGCACCTCCTTTGAAAGGTAGAAATTCCGCCGCTGAACACACCTGGGTTAAGTTTATGTCGTATTTAACACCTCTAATACCATGCCCTGTTTCTTTACCAGGCAGTTTACACGAGGCCCGATTAGAACGCTGGTTGATACGCTGCAAGAACAGCATGGAGAGAACCAAGCAGTCCATAGACTTGTACTACACACTCAAGTCTCTGTCTCCAGATCTGATGTGCGACTGGAATCCTAGAAGTAAATGGTTCCAGGACGCCGTTCAATtaaagtaaatatgaaaaaaattagttatatttctacatttaattgttatgttaattatttattgacatttttttaattcatgtcAATGAactatttttagttattttctgtgaccttataataactatttaaataatatgtttctctCTATAAGAAAGAATGAGAGCCTTTCATCCACTTTTCTCATATTATCTTATGAAATGGTTATGCGGAATTCCAACAACTTCCTGTTACTTTTCACTGTGTAATGAACTTTATATTTCTCAAAATAGTCAGGGCAGAGTGATCCAAATTTCCCAATCCATTAAagttataattatgaaaatattatacagatgatgatgatgatgatgatgatgatgatgatgataaggtgGGGACAATAGATATTTTTAAACAACTTGATGCTAAAGCGAAGCTTAACTTTCCAAGTTCTTCGTTTATTGGCACgaggcgaaagtattgattttttccgaggaacagatgttcacattgaccttgctgggccataagaacctacaaagataacattgaaattaaattagacattgaaaaacgagatgacaaattgaaattatttgaatattatttacaaataacgctgattattatagtaacagaacattggATTTcctgcctccgtgacttttcgctcaTTCTCTTCCGATTGCATATCTCAGAATAATCGattcttgcggttttataacggtagaaagcggacctttcattggctgaacagttgtaacctgagtcgtcattggctgaaagacttgacctttaatgagtaggtgtactttaatgacatgcattaaaggtctgctaccaggtgtataattactacatttcggcatagtcgagcataaaatatgtactaaatcgaatggcgggttgattctagatacatcagggcctttgaagaatgaaataataataaaattgataaatacaaaatcaaccggagcgaatatgaacaggaaaaccacataTTATGCCGAACCGATGTTAatagtcacagtagcgtaagtcgttacgacAGTGTCTATTGAAAAAGATTGTGGTAGTAGTAGATCAAAGTTCTAATCTCCCcaaatcttttttttaattacaaatttgtcaacatatgtgtctcgcaaagctataattatgtggcgatatatcttaaaatatacccaaactctaataaataataaacctccctctctctttcaagcaatactgctatctgttaatgcAACGTTGtctctcgtcattacgcttgaagatggacagaaacaataactcattgccctggttcgcataggttattctgcgtatggtATTCTcagacaggacttcgattggagaaatgtcattttctccgacgaggtaattgttcccaatagcaacgatagtactcccctagtttattgtatgaatggccaccgatacgatgaacgcttcttGAGAGGAATTATTAACAAGTCGagttgcgtgagggtcgcgttTTGGAGGTGGATGTCATGCGATGGGctaggacttctggaacgcatccacgggcggtttacggcagaagtctgcgaacacattttggcaaatgtaatgatcccttccgacCGAAAACGATTTCCacaaggaacacttttcttccagcaggataatcatccagtaTACCCCGCCAAccagattcaaagatggtttacgaggaggcctgatgtcgacctgatcgactggcctccaaattcaccagatatgaattcGATTCGAAATTTGTGGgttgcagtcaaaaggatcctactatctaattgggcagaacaaccacccgttcggacagctgacgaattgtgggGCAGAGTTGTAGATGTGTGGGGGGaggtggccaagaatttagacctgttccataatcttgtggactccatgccgcgcagaatgagggcagtttttgacgcaggtggtttgtggacaagatactagtccccaccacacgcctttttttttgttaatatattaacaaattgtttgtttttgataatttaattttttttttattttgatacgaGTCTATTTtctaggatgtgaaacaagtatttttgtttatacaggccaggtcccgcctattaatagcccacaatAATTGATGGGCAATGATATTTtcacaaggcaggcataacgaagtttattaATAAATGTCATTTTTCATTTAATCTAATAAATTACCatcaacgcgggctactttgacccttaaggtgttacttgaaccaagaagaaaaaatgttttcgtcgatgtaaaataacagtttggtgtcgCAAGTTGTGGtcttttttctctgcaaactttgATCTGTGCATATATtttcacagtaatctatttacatatatcatatttatcAATGTATTGAACCCTTcatcattttttaaacaaattactaattaactaacattctATTGTAAAAGATAAACAAGGAAAAATTGCTCACTTTTtcaggtcactggtgtctgttctgtttctattacACTTCATTTTGTgcatgattcattatgataaatgtcataaaaacacacaaaacatacatatttcctgcaccatgcacagcaaatgaaagaaggttgtccacagtcacacacatttttccgcacttctgctgcgaaacagacatttttcacattcacaaacacttctcgttggtttattaattttgatgcataccagcatatttcaacatggctttgaatataggagctgacaactgaaagtgaataaaggagtgaattttgagggcattctcccttgaagcaatttgtcgtccagtttgtaaaaggaaagagctatttCACAAGTATTTGATAGAAATCTTCAcgtttctaaaaaaataaacatcgcAGGACTGGCATAATCGAGCACAattgggtgaaatcactttaagttgcacgttacttcattttcttcatatatAAAGAAGGTTTTACCTATCCTCGCCACGAGTCCAGAtttagaagaaatggctgctctttcacatatgtttttattattttctccaggtattgcttatggagttgaTATGTCAGATTTCCTAATGAAGaacgtgttacataaatatttccaagttcatctacttgacgttgcactcttgggccaaattgtccttttggttataataataataataataataataataataataataataataataataataataagttttaaaaaatgagaagacattaggattcgaactggtGCTGCCTGATGACAACttagcatccaaccatatgagctacgctgttacacagtctaatgttttCCTATCAGCCACCTAacagaagtatgtcacaaacaatagccaatatttcgaaaacgaggggtcattggttacccataccaggtatgactttaaacagtacgtcttgtactttcatctcacacaatgttatttcattcggtgatatacagagcgtgtcctctccttgtaagccacacactgctcgtaaggttgaATACAtcgtagacggacgactttcaatgaagggACACCACAGCAGTGTCTCGATGTGCagtacgtttacacgagtgaaccgcgcgatagaacttagtaTTTCTATtaaccaagagtcggcccattctttttaccGTTAcgtgtacatctgttatcaggcagtacacctcacttgacgatatgtgtcagaagaagataaTTTGATTCTATGCATCTGAATAAGTACGTTTCGTAACTATGTAAGTAACCGTGTAGGACGGGTAGCCTACATATGACACGCGTGTTACGAGGTGGCACGAGAACTCATTTTCCATGtaagatatataaaatatataataattgtgACGTGACGTCACATTTCAGGCATTGTTTTCAGAATCTATGCATGaaaatggattaagtacaggTATTATTTTcacgaaagtaaatttcatgTTGAGTAGTTCATTATTactaaagtcgacctggttggcgagttggtatagcgctggtcttctatgcccaaggttgcgggttcgatcccgggtcaggtcgatggcatttaagtgtgcataaatgcgacaggctcatgtcagtagatttactggcatgtaaaagaactcctgcggacaaaattccggcacatccggcgacgctgatataacctctgcagttgcgagcgtcgttaaataaaacataaaatttaacatttattattaaggAATAATAGGCTACTTCACGGATAGTGACCTTATCTTTTAACAGGTGAAATGTGGAAAGGAATGGAATTTAAAACACCTTAAACCAAAGCAgcataaattatgttaaaaatgcGGCACATCAACAGAGgagatatataatttatataatttataaatccattataaatatttctaatattgGTTCACGTTTATAGTGACTATTTTGAGTGCCTACTTCAGATGATTTAGCGCCTTTTTGTGTGCTTATTTTCAACATTCCTCGTGCCTCCACGTCCGACACCCTCTGATAATGATGTTAgtgttaaggtatatgtacacccacaaaacgcaaaaaaaaaaaaaaaaaaaaaaaaaaatgatgaaaaattagagtgttcaaaatataactattttaatacagaattttctcccctttaatttgatataataatttcctatttatgccttatggtttttcagataagtcccatttttcaaaatgttgcgtcatcagccacggtcacttacgctacttttggagtgatcttcgtagcaatCAATCCCCTCCTCcaacattgcttgtaaaataaacttctttctagtcccgaaatagatgcatagatatcaggtgtatattatttaatgtaccgaagtacatatgatatttccatgcagatattctgcgtcatcatacgatgaaagagtaatggaacggggtGGGTatgcggtgtggcttagtggataaagcaccagcacgtagagctgaaaacctgggttcaaatcccggtgccggagagaatttttctccgttccattactctctcatcatagatatcagggcatggtcattagattgaaaaaaaacttttttacataatgaaataatttataatcttttactgttagtcataaaactctaaatttgtgtgtcaatgatgtacgtcattttaataagagtccagaagtagaaattacaattctgaggaggatgggcataaacctgggacaaacaccatcgcaggatttgttgcatcaatgaaaATAGggacaaaataacaaaaaaaaaaaacattcaacacctgaagttaaaacaaggcggaggtatttgagaggcagaaagaatctgaaactggaccgacatgaagctgcttaaggggtgacatatgatgatgcagtcttctaggctctgaaaatgtgtggctcatttcctgtaaatagtaattttagaatatttaattctttcaaacatgatagctcattcacatatggtgataccaagaagatattggtgtcattttgaagctttaaaTGTCctccagtgcctgacaatgagtaatataacattaatataattaataattatctatggatttttacatgatttatgcaatataaaatatttttgtaagttacatatatggtaatattaaattaatgtaaataaaaataaaaaatagctctatgtcaggcactaaagaatattTTTAGCGATaatacagtgaaaaaactgtggctctatcttaaaaactgcatgagctatcatgtttcaagttgcatgtcaaaatgataaacaaaataatttttataaacaatttagacataatttcaaggagtctgttcacttcattcgttttctggtaccattctcaattgcataaaaattttacagagcaaaattatacaaaacaatttttttgtgcgagatcttgcgtatttgcttgttttcctcacaaaaccaatacacggtaagtgtgaaataccacattcagtattcccaacgtaacacacataacaatttccctattcttaccgcttaaccgtcatattcattttattgctttaggcttttaacatattatgtttaaagacgttcaatatagtaataattataaattggaaacttaccactgcaatttcacctaaattgcactgataattattgtttttaaatatttgcaaaaattaaataaaatctagaacaaatgctgccatctatagtgctaatgcttcaacttcgtcggaaactggaaaatcaatattcatgcaaaaaagtttcacaatagaaaaaactgatggtggtgctccagtgactctgaataactgcacaaaggtgacaattaattttaatgtgcagaaataaataattttgttataatttcaatgtgcagaaatgaataattttcttaaagtattaaaatgaaaaataaatcattacataaccttaccgtttgttttaaggtcgcatttatagactgggggaaaaaaagacagacgtatatcacggccagctgcagtatagtaaacacagaaaacattttataggaacactGTTGACGATAGATATATTTGTtgtccaaagttgccgtcattgaacagaaactaagatggagatttcattgcgactaattagaaattcctctttcaggtatgtaataaacgatcttcgcacaaaataatgtacgatacacgagcggtatgtttgttttcatgttcgaggaaaagattgaaaaagcgaaacgtagttgagcttttttaatttccgagaacatgaaaacgtcaacataccgctcttgtaacgcatattactattgtatgtaagggtgtacatataccttatgCTTTCATTTCGAGCTCTGACGACAACAATAAACtatgtttgtaataattaattaattaattaattattattaacatgataGCGTTGAACATCACACTGTAGGTGGAAGTAGCAATGGTTGTGGTATTGGATGCATTTGAGGGTGGTATAATGAAAGCTGTACTGGAAGTTATTGGACAGAGCTAATATTCTCAAGGCTGTATTGTAGTATTGAACATGATGGCGATGACTTTAATTATGTGATGCCAAATAGGAGCGAGCATTGTGCTGTCATGGTTATAGTGGTTACTGTGGTGGTATTGGTAGTGCTCCAGGTGGTTAATGTGATGTCTACGGTGGTAAGAGTGGCGAGAGTGATGTTTATGGTGATGTTGGTGTTGATCTATATGATATTTACAGCGGTGATGATTATGTTATTGGTGATTGTGATCATGGAGAAATTATTATCAAGTAGTAAATATGTAATTTCTGTTGTTACAgttgttgttttccaatgccagAGCTAACACCTGAAGGGGACCGagttattttgattaaatatctAACCAAGGATGCAACTAATTATGTGCCTGAAGATCTAATTAGACTGTCTTTAATGGCAGCTGAAGTCAGAATGTGCGAAGATTACTGCCGCAAAGATATATATGTACTTGATATGCAAAATTATACATTTGGACATGCCTATAAAGTGAAGTTTACTAGTTTCAAGAAAGGCGAAGTGGGTCTGACGGTAAGATGCTTTTATCTCCTCAGCACTTAGATCTACAAACTGAGTTCAACCATATTTCTCATTCTCGACTAGTGTTGGCAGACaggaaaataattttgtgcgagatcgtgcgtatttgcctggtttccgcacaaaaccaatccgcggaaagtctaaaattccacattcagtattcccaacctaatacacacaacaattttcctcttcttaccgcttaagtgacatattaattttactgctttaggcttttaacatattactttagagacgttcaatatagcagcaattataaattggaaacctaccactgcaatttcacctaaattgcactgttaattattgtttttaaacatttgcaaaaattaagtaaactctacaactccactaaagttactgcattcgtgatgcaagtaacattaagagggccgtgaaaaaatcaacaagattccagactcatcatagactggggtgaaaaaaagacagacgtatatcacggcctgctggagtatagtaaacacagaaaacattttaaagcaacaatgttgaagatatatatttttgttttgcaaatttgccgtcattgaacagaaaccatgacggagatttcaatgcaactaattagaaattcctcttccaggtacgtaataaacgatcttcgcacaaaataatgtacgatacacgagcggtatgttttctttcaattctcggaaattaaaaaagctcaactacgtttcgcattTTCAAACTCTTCCTAGaacatcaaaacttcaacataccgctcttgtaacgcatattactattatcaacagtaatcttactagaggttttgatttattcgtatctagagaaaatcaaaattagagtgggatttaatggactattacacgattagaagaaagtatataaagattagaagaaaaagtattataatacaataaaatacagtattacttgacatattaaaattctattttactaatattatcaTCACCTAGAAGTTTGAagggagtcgccattttcagttgactatctatgctgtAGACCAGGGATGGGCAACAAGagtggattctactctctcactggGAGCcaaatgacttctcttcaacccctttcttccccaccgaacaccgcgcagcgttgatgctgGGACGGATAAATGCacacaaatgacgatcgcaaagcttgttttatagtaccgtaaataatttgcagttcgaaatgttggcaaacaaagaaacaaatggtagggaggggATAAAAAGTACAATAAAATCCCGATATAGCGCTGTCAGATTTACCGCGAATTCGTATTTAACGCAGGGAAAGTAGATGTCCCtaagtaaaaacataaaatatacaatacatttagTGGAAATCAATCTTATAAAAATATCTGTGTACAAGATAATACTGCACAGAGTGTTTCTGCAGTATAACACGCTGCATTAGCAGGTATATGCACAGCCCTTAGTGGACTATGACCTTTCCTCCGGGGTTGTAGAACTGCATTCCAAGGGATTTTGTAAGGATACCGGGAAATGATTTGTGCGTTAACATGTCATGAATGcttttatattttagttttctcaAATTTTGTAAAGTGAAAATTATACTGTACCGAGATTTAGACAGTATTAGTCTGAGACACATGTTCTGAGCGTTAAATTCTTCAGTTTTGGTCTGTGTCACATGTTCTGAATGTTAAGTTGTTTAGTTTTAGTTTCTGTCACATGTTCCGGGTGTTATGTTGTTCAGTTATAGTCTGTGTCACATGTTCTGATTGCTAAGTTGTTTAGTTTTGGTCTGTTTTACATGTTCTGAGTGTCAAATTCTTAAGTTTCAGTTTGTGTCACATGTTCAGAGTGTTAAATTGTTCAGTTTTAGTCTGTGTTAAATGTTCTGAGTGTTCAATTTTTGTTAAGTTTTAGTATGTGTCACATGTTCTGAGTGTCAAATTCTTAAGTTTCAGTTTGTGTCACATGTTCTGAGTGTTAAGTTGTTTAATTTTGGTCTGCGTTACTTGTTCTGAGTGTTCAATTTTTGTTCAGTTTTAGTCTCTGTCACATGTTCTGAGTGTTAAATTGTTCAGTTTTAGTCTGTGTCACATGTTCTGAGTGTTCAATTCTTGTTAGGTTTTAGTTTGTGTCACATATTCTGAGTGTACATTAATTGTTGAGTTTTAGTTTGTGTCACATGTTCTGAGTGTCAAGTTCTTCAGTTTTGGTCTGTGTCACATGTTCTGAGCGTTAAGTTGTTTAGTTTTAGTTTGTGTCACATGTTCCGAGTGTTATGTTGATTAGTTTTGGTCTGTTTTACATGTTCTGAGTGTTCAATAATTGTTCAGTTTTAGTCTGTGTCACATGTTC
This region of Periplaneta americana isolate PAMFEO1 chromosome 13, P.americana_PAMFEO1_priV1, whole genome shotgun sequence genomic DNA includes:
- the LOC138711699 gene encoding alpha-tocopherol transfer protein-like isoform X4, whose product is MAKEFRAPGKDLIQKIWEEFGLNEQRVKESVEALKKWLSMEPHLPEESGSLHEARLERWLIRCKNSMERTKQSIDLYYTLKSLSPDLMCDWNPRSKWFQDAVQLNCCFPMPELTPEGDRVILIKYLTKDATNYVPEDLIRLSLMAAEVRMCEDYCRKDIYVLDMQNYTFGHAYKVKFTSFKKGEVGLTKAFSSRLKAVHFINAPSSAEVLIAVIKSVYSSKLRLRIHVHGNDLTEFSKQVPRMCLPDDLGGTGGSLQENWNLWLKKVDSYHDWFLHHENFKSDESKRQGGDFDSGDLFGFEGSFRSLNVD